The following are encoded in a window of Palaemon carinicauda isolate YSFRI2023 chromosome 31, ASM3689809v2, whole genome shotgun sequence genomic DNA:
- the LOC137624965 gene encoding keratin-associated protein 19-8-like produces the protein MKTISVAVLLLVALFGLLELTGALPAPEPSRRHFFGGSPYGFGGYGYRPHGFGFGYGGYGGGYGGGFGGFGGSYGGFGGFYG, from the exons ATGAAAACT ATCAGTGTGGCAGTCCTATTGTTAGTGGCCCTTTTCGGCCTCCTGGAACTGACTGGAGCTCTTCCAGCTCCTGAACCCAGCAGACGACATTTCTTTGGAGGTAGTCCCTATGGATTCGGTGGCTATGGCTACAGACCCCACGGTTTCGGTTTTGGCTACGGCGGATATGGAGGTGGATATGGAGGTGGATTTGGAGGTTTTGGTGGCAGCTACGgtggatttggaggattttacggTTGA